In Halorubellus sp. JP-L1, one DNA window encodes the following:
- a CDS encoding DUF555 domain-containing protein, translated as MDCRVVVEAAVPVYDVSTADEAVRIAISKTGEMLNPDLNYVEINMGERVCPHCHEDLDPAFLAADESLVALELELKVFNVEREEHASRIARKEIGGQLENIPLEVLSVEVVEDDDDSSSDEESSSTDEESSSTDEESSSTDEESSSDEEASDDDDVSSTTTEESVVDDVSTDLADGGSTTTDADDGGGEDVLPEFEDLIE; from the coding sequence ATGGACTGCAGAGTCGTCGTCGAAGCGGCGGTACCCGTGTACGACGTGTCGACGGCCGACGAGGCGGTACGGATCGCGATCTCGAAGACCGGCGAGATGCTGAACCCCGACCTCAACTACGTCGAGATCAACATGGGCGAACGCGTCTGCCCGCACTGCCACGAGGACCTCGACCCGGCGTTCCTCGCCGCCGACGAGAGCCTCGTCGCGCTCGAACTCGAGCTGAAGGTGTTCAACGTCGAGCGCGAGGAGCACGCCTCCCGGATCGCCCGGAAGGAGATCGGCGGCCAGCTCGAGAACATCCCCCTGGAGGTGCTCTCCGTCGAGGTCGTCGAGGACGACGACGACTCGTCGAGCGACGAGGAGTCCTCGAGCACCGACGAGGAGTCCTCGAGCACCGACGAGGAGTCCTCGAGCACCGACGAGGAGTCCTCGAGCGACGAGGAGGCGTCGGACGACGACGATGTCTCGAGCACGACCACGGAAGAGTCCGTCGTCGACGACGTCTCCACCGACCTCGCGGACGGCGGATCCACGACGACCGACGCGGACGACGGTGGCGGCGAGGACGTCCTCCCCGAGTTCGAGGACCTGATCGAGTAA
- a CDS encoding transcription initiation factor IIB family protein — MTDTTTTTERHSTARTDETTVDETTESVDERTCPECGGSLQSHEARGETVCGDCGLVVEEDAVDRGPEWRAFNASEKDEKSRVGAPTTKMMHDDGLSTNIGWQNKDAYGNSLSSNQRQKMQRLRTWNERFRTRDSKERNLKQALGEIDRMASSLGLPKNVRETASVIYRRALDEDLLPGRSIEGVATASLYAAARQAGTPRSLDEIALVSRVDKMELTRTYRYVVRELNLEIQPADPAQYVPRFASELGLSDEGERRARQLLDDARTAGLHSGKSPVGLAAAAVYAAALLVNEKVTQSEVGDVANVSEVTIRNRYKELLDASDAGLAAA, encoded by the coding sequence ATGACCGACACCACAACCACGACGGAACGACACAGTACAGCCCGCACGGATGAGACGACAGTCGACGAGACGACCGAGAGCGTCGACGAGCGAACGTGCCCCGAGTGCGGCGGTTCGCTCCAGAGCCACGAGGCCCGCGGCGAGACCGTCTGCGGCGACTGTGGACTCGTCGTCGAGGAGGACGCCGTCGACCGCGGTCCCGAATGGCGTGCGTTCAACGCGAGCGAGAAGGACGAGAAGTCCCGCGTCGGCGCGCCCACGACGAAGATGATGCACGACGACGGGCTGTCGACGAACATCGGCTGGCAGAACAAGGACGCCTACGGCAACAGCCTCTCGTCCAACCAGCGCCAGAAGATGCAGCGCCTGCGCACCTGGAACGAGCGCTTCCGCACGCGCGACTCGAAGGAACGCAACCTCAAGCAGGCCCTCGGCGAGATCGACCGCATGGCGTCCTCGCTGGGGCTCCCGAAGAACGTCCGCGAGACCGCCAGCGTCATCTACCGGCGCGCGCTCGACGAGGACCTGCTCCCCGGTCGGAGCATCGAGGGCGTCGCGACCGCGAGCCTCTACGCCGCCGCCCGCCAGGCCGGCACCCCCCGCAGCCTCGACGAGATCGCGCTCGTCTCGCGCGTCGACAAGATGGAGCTGACGCGGACGTACCGGTACGTCGTCCGCGAACTCAACCTCGAGATCCAGCCCGCGGACCCCGCCCAGTACGTGCCGCGGTTCGCGAGCGAACTCGGCCTCAGCGACGAGGGCGAGCGACGCGCGCGCCAGCTGCTCGACGACGCACGGACCGCGGGCCTACACTCCGGGAAGTCCCCGGTCGGTCTCGCCGCCGCCGCGGTGTACGCGGCCGCGCTCCTCGTTAACGAGAAGGTCACGCAGAGCGAGGTCGGCGACGTCGCGAACGTCAGCGAGGTCACCATCCGCAACCGCTACAAGGAACTCCTGGACGCCTCGGACGCGGGGCTGGCGGCCGCCTGA
- a CDS encoding DUF5779 family protein, with protein MSDFDLDLRAVEDHLEDEEAEGEMAGSIRLGVLDGTTPSREWHDAVMSGNVLVLDVQGDVNELAAGFARDVREDDGELVHFRGFLIVAPPGIEIDTSDL; from the coding sequence ATGAGCGACTTCGACCTCGACCTGCGGGCCGTCGAGGACCACCTCGAAGACGAGGAAGCGGAGGGTGAGATGGCGGGCAGCATCCGATTGGGCGTCCTCGACGGGACGACGCCCAGCCGCGAGTGGCACGACGCCGTCATGTCCGGGAACGTCCTCGTGCTCGACGTCCAGGGCGACGTGAACGAACTCGCCGCCGGATTCGCGCGAGACGTCCGCGAGGACGACGGCGAACTCGTCCACTTCCGGGGGTTCCTCATCGTCGCACCGCCGGGCATCGAGATCGACACGAGCGACCTCTGA
- a CDS encoding class I SAM-dependent methyltransferase: MGFHTFPVERADALEDPSRYRYCSREELVAALALDGSETVADLGSGTGFYTDDVAPFAGSVYAVDVQSEMHDAYREKGVPANVQTVTAAVDDLPFGDGELDAAFSTMTHHEYASEAAFAELRRVLASGARLVTVDWSATGIGEDGPPTDERYALEDAAYALETAGFEVVAGSERPETYRLVASA; the protein is encoded by the coding sequence ATGGGATTCCACACGTTCCCCGTGGAGCGCGCCGACGCGCTCGAGGACCCGTCTCGCTACCGGTACTGTTCGCGCGAGGAGCTCGTCGCCGCGCTCGCGCTCGACGGCTCGGAGACGGTCGCGGACCTCGGTTCCGGTACCGGGTTCTACACGGACGACGTCGCGCCGTTCGCGGGGTCAGTGTACGCGGTCGACGTCCAGTCGGAGATGCACGACGCGTACCGCGAGAAGGGCGTGCCGGCGAACGTCCAGACGGTGACGGCCGCGGTCGACGACCTGCCGTTCGGCGACGGCGAGCTGGACGCTGCGTTCTCGACGATGACGCACCACGAGTACGCGAGCGAGGCCGCGTTCGCGGAGCTGCGACGCGTGCTCGCATCGGGCGCGCGCCTGGTGACGGTCGACTGGTCGGCGACCGGCATCGGGGAGGACGGGCCGCCGACCGACGAGCGGTACGCGCTCGAGGACGCCGCGTACGCACTCGAGACGGCGGGGTTCGAGGTGGTTGCCGGGAGCGAACGACCGGAGACGTACCGACTGGTCGCGTCGGCCTGA
- a CDS encoding nitrate/nitrite transporter: protein MSDSYRVRGVDVRTIALVAGMFVLSAAAGAYEIAPASVIPLVRDGLQIGPTAAGWLVSVMYLTAVVLSVPVGVALDRFDVRNAVTAAALALLVAGVWGWVAATEGSYWSLFASRALGGFAYVVFWNAGADVVGQAVDADVRATAVSAFTASAPVGFAFGQFGSPLVADAFGWPAIFPFFATVAVLGMATFLAATAGESFRDVVETPPASRAQFRSVFANRAVWTLATLSFLAFSLYLFLNTWLPSYLENQLDVSLALAGALTALFPAVGVVARTGGGVLSDRFFGGARRPVVVLSFLGTTPALVGFVAIAEVPAVVAFTVVSGFTIQLSLGLLFTYVTEVVPEEVTTTAISTMTSVGLFGAFLAPIVAGELIERSGYQAAFLAGLVVALAGVVLAWRAPDVEV, encoded by the coding sequence GTGAGCGATAGCTATCGAGTCCGCGGCGTCGACGTGCGAACGATCGCGCTCGTCGCCGGGATGTTCGTCCTGTCGGCTGCCGCTGGCGCGTACGAGATCGCGCCCGCGAGCGTGATTCCGCTCGTCCGCGACGGCCTCCAGATCGGACCGACGGCGGCGGGCTGGCTCGTGAGCGTGATGTACCTGACCGCGGTCGTCCTGAGCGTCCCCGTCGGCGTCGCGCTCGACCGGTTCGACGTCCGGAACGCCGTCACCGCCGCCGCGCTCGCGCTCCTCGTCGCCGGCGTCTGGGGGTGGGTCGCGGCCACCGAGGGGTCGTACTGGTCGCTGTTCGCGTCCCGCGCGCTCGGCGGGTTCGCGTACGTCGTGTTCTGGAACGCGGGCGCTGACGTCGTCGGGCAGGCCGTCGACGCCGACGTCCGCGCGACCGCCGTGAGCGCGTTCACCGCGAGCGCGCCCGTCGGGTTCGCGTTCGGCCAGTTCGGTTCCCCGCTCGTCGCCGACGCTTTCGGGTGGCCGGCGATCTTCCCGTTCTTCGCGACCGTCGCCGTCCTCGGCATGGCGACGTTCCTCGCCGCGACCGCCGGCGAGTCGTTCCGCGACGTCGTCGAGACGCCACCCGCGTCGCGCGCGCAGTTCCGGAGCGTGTTCGCGAACCGCGCGGTCTGGACGCTCGCCACGCTGTCCTTCCTCGCGTTCTCGCTGTACCTCTTCCTCAACACGTGGCTCCCGAGCTACCTGGAGAACCAGCTCGACGTCTCGCTTGCGCTCGCCGGCGCCCTCACCGCGCTGTTCCCCGCGGTCGGCGTCGTCGCACGCACCGGCGGTGGCGTCCTCTCCGACCGCTTCTTCGGCGGCGCCCGACGCCCCGTCGTCGTCCTCTCGTTCCTCGGGACGACGCCCGCGCTCGTCGGGTTCGTCGCGATCGCAGAGGTCCCCGCGGTCGTCGCGTTCACCGTCGTCTCCGGGTTCACGATCCAGCTCTCGCTCGGCCTCCTGTTCACGTACGTGACCGAAGTCGTCCCCGAGGAGGTGACGACGACCGCCATCTCGACGATGACGAGCGTCGGCCTGTTCGGCGCGTTCCTCGCCCCCATCGTCGCCGGGGAACTCATCGAGCGCTCGGGCTACCAGGCGGCGTTCCTCGCGGGTCTGGTGGTCGCGCTCGCCGGTGTCGTCCTGGCGTGGCGCGCGCCCGACGTCGAAGTATAA
- a CDS encoding cation:proton antiporter: MASEFALLELGVLFATVAVVGAVASRVRQSVIPFYIAAGMLLNPYVSGRLTAYSLAETEFVALGAELGIVLLLLFLGLEFNLQRLLESRDRIGKAGTVDFVVNFGVGLVLGYVVFRAALPAFLVAGAVYISSSAIISKSLIDLGWVANDEASPMLGTLVYEDLVIAVYLVVASALLLGGGDIGDALQSMGIAVGFIVVLLVAVHYGTPFFERVLDTGSKEFLVLRAIGITVPVAGLGLALGVSEAVTAFFVGMAFSSTTHVHDIESILEPLRDVFAAIFFFWIGLVTDPLLFGDVLWLIALAVVVTTPTKLASGYIGGRIYDLDVKRSTRVGLGMTTRGEFTLIIATLALSGAGTTLPEDVANTIYAFAVGYVLVMSVLGTTLMQYSDVIEDAVVPRIEAMSSERGAEE, encoded by the coding sequence GTGGCGAGTGAATTCGCCCTCCTGGAACTCGGCGTGCTGTTCGCGACGGTCGCCGTCGTCGGCGCCGTCGCGAGCCGCGTCAGACAGTCCGTCATCCCGTTCTACATCGCCGCCGGAATGCTCCTCAACCCGTACGTGAGTGGGCGACTCACGGCGTACTCGCTCGCGGAGACCGAGTTCGTCGCGCTCGGCGCGGAGCTCGGGATCGTCCTCCTCCTCCTGTTCCTCGGCCTCGAGTTCAACCTCCAGCGGCTCCTCGAGAGTCGAGACCGCATCGGGAAGGCGGGAACCGTCGACTTCGTCGTGAACTTCGGCGTCGGCCTCGTCCTCGGGTACGTCGTGTTCCGGGCGGCTCTCCCGGCGTTCCTGGTCGCTGGCGCGGTCTACATCTCGTCGTCGGCGATCATCTCGAAGTCCCTCATCGACCTCGGGTGGGTCGCGAACGACGAGGCCAGCCCCATGCTCGGCACGCTCGTCTACGAGGACCTCGTCATCGCCGTCTACCTCGTCGTCGCGTCGGCGCTCCTGCTCGGCGGCGGCGACATCGGGGACGCACTCCAGTCGATGGGGATAGCGGTCGGCTTCATCGTCGTACTGCTCGTGGCCGTCCACTACGGCACGCCGTTCTTCGAGCGCGTCCTCGACACTGGCTCCAAGGAGTTCCTCGTTCTGCGCGCCATCGGTATCACCGTCCCCGTCGCCGGTCTCGGGCTGGCGCTCGGCGTGAGCGAAGCGGTGACGGCGTTCTTCGTCGGGATGGCGTTCTCCTCGACCACTCACGTCCACGACATCGAGTCGATCCTCGAACCGCTCCGGGACGTGTTCGCCGCGATCTTCTTCTTCTGGATCGGGCTCGTCACTGACCCGTTGCTCTTCGGTGACGTCCTCTGGCTGATCGCGCTCGCCGTGGTCGTGACGACCCCGACGAAGCTCGCGAGCGGGTACATCGGCGGTCGGATCTACGACCTGGACGTGAAACGCTCGACGCGCGTCGGACTCGGGATGACGACGCGCGGCGAGTTCACGCTCATCATCGCCACGCTCGCGCTCTCGGGCGCCGGCACGACGCTCCCCGAGGACGTCGCGAACACGATCTACGCGTTCGCCGTCGGGTACGTGCTCGTGATGAGCGTTCTCGGCACGACGCTGATGCAGTACTCGGACGTGATCGAGGACGCCGTCGTCCCGCGCATCGAGGCGATGTCGAGCGAACGCGGCGCCGAGGAGTGA
- a CDS encoding UPF0058 family protein produces the protein MKKQELIHLHGLLAEVSGQYDTWSDGDLDLEEYESLGIRPTSIHKSKTDHKAAVFALAGGITSDMSDEPETETVAPTAD, from the coding sequence ATGAAGAAGCAGGAGCTCATTCACCTTCACGGCCTTCTTGCCGAGGTATCCGGACAGTACGACACATGGAGCGACGGCGACCTCGACCTCGAGGAATACGAATCCCTCGGGATCCGACCAACCTCCATTCACAAATCCAAAACCGATCACAAGGCGGCGGTGTTTGCACTCGCAGGTGGCATCACGTCCGACATGAGTGACGAGCCGGAGACGGAAACGGTCGCTCCGACCGCCGACTGA
- a CDS encoding type II toxin-antitoxin system VapC family toxin, with product MLLDTSFLIDLMNGDEGAVEKARELESNLVQQRLSAMTLFELYYGAARSNQPGSEREKIENVLASKPIQPADSAVMRKAGRLSGELMNDGNAVGDGDVIIAATAAVLEEPVLTRNVDDFERLDVELETY from the coding sequence GTGCTCCTCGATACGTCGTTCCTCATCGACCTCATGAACGGCGACGAAGGCGCCGTCGAGAAGGCTCGCGAACTGGAGTCAAATCTCGTCCAGCAGCGGCTCTCGGCGATGACGCTGTTCGAGCTGTACTACGGAGCCGCCCGCTCGAACCAGCCCGGATCTGAACGGGAGAAAATAGAGAACGTGCTCGCCTCGAAACCGATCCAACCAGCCGACTCGGCCGTAATGCGGAAAGCCGGTCGACTCTCGGGGGAACTCATGAACGACGGTAACGCCGTCGGCGACGGTGACGTCATCATCGCAGCAACGGCCGCCGTCCTCGAAGAACCCGTTCTGACGCGGAACGTCGACGACTTCGAACGACTCGACGTCGAACTCGAAACGTACTGA
- a CDS encoding LLM class flavin-dependent oxidoreductase, which produces MELGTGLFTCQSRPDDDRSMDELYDEMLTVAGAAEDAGLDSVWVSEHHFLEDGYLSGTMPSLGALAAATEEIEIGTCIALAPLYDGVRLAEDVATVDNIAGDRVTLGLAIGSNPAEFDAFGVPIEERAERLADQVALLKAAWSEGPLEYDAEFHDVDSDVNVTPKPVGNDVPIMLGGGAKPAVRRAAREADGWCAPSKFSIGGVKKRVEDIENVREHEGVDGEFTNYVLQHGWVGDSKEEAWETMKDGYFYIQRRYAEIFGGEPVDELDDERKRELKEQAIYGTPEQVVEELETYREALGDDVHFIFRTYHPGVGTDEMIECIDRLGSEVAPELR; this is translated from the coding sequence ATGGAACTCGGTACGGGCCTTTTCACCTGTCAGTCGCGGCCGGACGACGACCGCTCGATGGACGAGCTCTACGACGAGATGCTGACCGTCGCGGGCGCCGCCGAGGACGCGGGCCTGGACTCGGTGTGGGTCTCGGAGCATCACTTCTTGGAGGACGGCTACCTGTCGGGGACGATGCCGAGCCTGGGCGCGCTCGCCGCGGCGACGGAGGAGATCGAGATCGGGACGTGCATCGCGCTCGCGCCGCTGTACGACGGCGTGCGGCTCGCGGAGGACGTCGCGACCGTGGACAACATCGCGGGCGACCGCGTGACCCTCGGGTTGGCGATCGGGTCGAATCCGGCGGAGTTCGACGCGTTCGGCGTCCCGATCGAGGAGCGCGCGGAGCGCCTCGCCGACCAGGTCGCGCTCCTGAAGGCGGCGTGGAGCGAGGGCCCGTTGGAGTACGACGCGGAGTTCCACGACGTCGACTCGGACGTGAACGTGACGCCGAAGCCGGTCGGGAACGACGTCCCGATCATGCTCGGCGGCGGCGCGAAGCCCGCGGTGCGGCGTGCGGCCCGCGAGGCCGACGGCTGGTGCGCGCCCTCGAAGTTCTCCATCGGCGGCGTGAAGAAGCGCGTCGAGGACATCGAGAACGTCCGCGAGCACGAGGGCGTCGACGGCGAGTTCACGAACTACGTCCTCCAGCACGGCTGGGTCGGCGACTCGAAGGAGGAGGCCTGGGAGACGATGAAGGACGGCTACTTCTACATCCAGCGGCGGTACGCGGAGATCTTCGGCGGCGAGCCCGTCGACGAACTCGACGACGAACGCAAGCGGGAGCTCAAGGAGCAGGCGATCTACGGGACGCCCGAGCAGGTCGTCGAGGAACTGGAGACGTACCGGGAGGCGCTGGGCGACGACGTCCACTTCATCTTCCGCACGTACCACCCCGGCGTCGGGACCGACGAGATGATCGAGTGCATCGACCGCCTCGGGAGCGAGGTCGCGCCCGAACTCCGATAA
- a CDS encoding VOC family protein — protein sequence MLSGLSWLALEVKEVPVASEFYAETLSMGALEDADLPASLARAGEQAAFAAGDTALVLRRPNAVPRGGLHTHYAMSIPSEEYDEWWENLEAAGFDLDEHVFGDARSLYLYDPDGNCVELGQQAVDGPGVDGVFEVVLEVAALQRAESFYADLGFETVDEGAGRKRVRMHGPMALELWEPHLGLADARGGVHVDLGFATDDPSEAVDAVADRVTDREELDDAAGSCGAVRVHDPDGHVLTFHAE from the coding sequence ATGCTCTCGGGGTTGTCGTGGCTGGCGCTGGAAGTGAAGGAGGTGCCGGTGGCGAGCGAATTCTACGCGGAGACGCTGTCGATGGGTGCGCTCGAGGACGCCGACCTGCCCGCGTCGCTCGCGCGCGCCGGCGAGCAGGCCGCGTTCGCAGCCGGCGACACCGCGCTCGTGCTCCGTCGGCCGAACGCGGTCCCGCGCGGCGGCCTGCACACGCACTACGCGATGTCGATCCCCTCCGAGGAGTACGACGAGTGGTGGGAGAACCTCGAGGCGGCGGGTTTCGACCTCGACGAACACGTGTTCGGGGACGCGCGGTCCCTCTATCTCTACGACCCGGACGGGAACTGCGTGGAACTCGGCCAGCAGGCCGTCGACGGTCCCGGCGTCGACGGCGTGTTCGAGGTCGTCCTCGAGGTCGCGGCCCTCCAGCGCGCGGAGTCGTTCTACGCCGACCTCGGGTTCGAGACCGTCGACGAGGGAGCGGGCCGGAAGCGCGTCCGCATGCACGGCCCGATGGCGCTCGAACTCTGGGAACCACACCTCGGGCTCGCGGACGCTCGCGGCGGCGTCCACGTCGACCTCGGGTTCGCGACCGACGACCCCAGCGAGGCGGTCGACGCGGTCGCGGACCGCGTCACCGACCGAGAGGAACTCGACGACGCCGCTGGGTCCTGCGGCGCCGTTCGCGTCCACGACCCGGACGGGCACGTCCTGACGTTCCACGCCGAGTGA
- a CDS encoding translation initiation factor IF-2 subunit beta — MDYDENLERALSETPDIEAASDRFDVPDPEIRQEGKLTVYENFQATVDRLNRDEDHVMQFLQNELGTSGHIDESGRARLKGEFRVVRIEEAVDDYVEGFVRCSECGLPDTVFEREDGVLLIRCEACGAQSATGT, encoded by the coding sequence ATGGACTACGACGAGAACCTCGAGCGAGCGCTTTCGGAGACGCCCGACATCGAGGCGGCTAGCGACCGGTTCGACGTTCCCGACCCCGAGATCCGTCAGGAGGGCAAGCTCACGGTGTACGAGAACTTCCAGGCGACGGTCGACCGCCTGAATCGCGACGAAGACCACGTGATGCAGTTCCTCCAGAACGAGCTGGGGACGAGCGGGCACATCGACGAGAGCGGGCGCGCTCGCCTCAAGGGCGAGTTCCGCGTGGTCCGCATCGAGGAGGCCGTCGACGACTACGTCGAGGGGTTCGTGCGCTGCTCGGAGTGCGGGCTGCCGGACACCGTGTTCGAGCGCGAGGACGGCGTGCTCCTCATCCGCTGCGAGGCCTGCGGCGCGCAGTCGGCGACGGGCACCTGA
- a CDS encoding cation:proton antiporter regulatory subunit produces the protein MTVYETDLPGVGKKFEVELGGGERLVVVVHNTGKREVFRKDHPDADANKVLELSDRLARTVGSILEGAHFQPVESDRVETMLADGTLLEWYTVDADAELVGQTLAEARIRERTGVSVVAIQREGDLVPSPGPDSTIDAGDTLVVIGAQGDVDDFDELVTSGTVEN, from the coding sequence ATGACCGTCTACGAGACCGACCTTCCGGGGGTCGGCAAGAAGTTCGAGGTGGAACTCGGTGGCGGGGAACGACTCGTCGTCGTCGTCCACAACACCGGGAAGCGCGAGGTGTTCCGGAAGGACCACCCCGACGCCGACGCGAACAAGGTCCTCGAACTCTCCGATCGCCTCGCGCGCACCGTCGGCTCCATCCTCGAGGGCGCGCACTTCCAGCCCGTCGAGAGCGACCGCGTCGAGACCATGCTCGCCGACGGCACGCTCCTCGAGTGGTACACGGTCGACGCGGACGCCGAACTCGTCGGGCAGACGCTCGCCGAAGCCCGGATCCGGGAACGCACGGGCGTCTCCGTCGTCGCGATTCAGCGCGAGGGCGACCTCGTCCCGTCACCGGGGCCGGATTCGACGATCGACGCCGGGGACACGCTCGTCGTCATCGGTGCACAGGGAGACGTCGACGACTTCGACGAGCTCGTGACCAGCGGTACCGTCGAGAACTGA
- a CDS encoding NUDIX hydrolase yields MTDADERDVRPMVLGVVWRDPQTVEAGERDRAGERDRAGERDRTGDEHGRRELLVSRLGPFEDDGEVFHRPPGGGVEFGETTTEAVVREYDEELDATVTVEGFAGVVENRFEFCGERNHELCFVYEVAFTDDDRYARRSMHGVEHDTDVTYETEWATLDDLEARAEPLYPPGLRDVLESDRSRVAPPAE; encoded by the coding sequence ATGACTGATGCCGACGAGCGGGACGTTCGACCGATGGTCCTGGGGGTCGTCTGGCGCGACCCGCAGACGGTCGAGGCGGGCGAGCGCGACCGTGCTGGTGAGCGCGACCGTGCTGGTGAGCGCGACCGCACTGGTGACGAGCACGGGAGGCGCGAGTTGCTCGTCTCGCGCCTCGGTCCGTTCGAGGACGACGGCGAAGTGTTCCATCGGCCGCCGGGCGGCGGCGTCGAGTTCGGGGAGACGACCACCGAGGCCGTCGTTCGCGAGTACGACGAGGAACTCGATGCGACGGTGACCGTCGAGGGGTTCGCGGGCGTCGTCGAGAACCGCTTCGAGTTCTGCGGCGAGCGCAACCACGAGCTCTGCTTCGTGTACGAGGTCGCGTTCACGGACGACGACCGGTACGCGAGACGGTCGATGCACGGCGTCGAGCACGACACCGACGTCACGTACGAGACCGAGTGGGCGACGCTCGACGACCTCGAAGCGCGCGCGGAACCTCTCTACCCTCCGGGACTGCGCGACGTCCTCGAAAGCGACCGGTCACGCGTCGCGCCACCGGCGGAGTGA
- a CDS encoding DNA-3-methyladenine glycosylase, with the protein MHSGRIPLADLAGGVDLAATLESGQSYLWRREDGGAYAGDVTTDRQFDAYPWYYAVPDGEVVRVRKTDDALVWEATVDAHDRLVRLLRLDDDLDGIFADAPDLPLVDDALAAFPGLRLVRDPPFGCLISFICSTQMRVERIHEMVSGLARAYGDSVQFRGDTYHAFPKPAQLAATTEAELRDLGLGYRAPYVKRTAEMVADGTAHPADARGREYEAAREYLTRFVGVGDKVADCVLLFSLDYLEAIPLDTWMQTVVADHYPDCEKGNYAETSRALRERFGGQYAGYVQTYVFHHLRTA; encoded by the coding sequence ATGCACTCCGGGCGCATCCCACTCGCGGACCTCGCCGGCGGCGTCGACCTCGCCGCGACGCTCGAGAGCGGCCAGTCGTACCTCTGGCGGCGCGAGGACGGCGGCGCGTACGCGGGCGACGTGACGACGGACCGCCAGTTCGACGCCTACCCGTGGTACTACGCGGTGCCCGACGGCGAGGTGGTGCGGGTCCGGAAGACCGACGACGCGCTCGTCTGGGAGGCCACGGTCGACGCGCACGACCGCCTCGTACGCCTGCTTCGGCTCGACGACGACCTGGACGGCATCTTCGCCGACGCCCCGGACCTCCCGCTCGTCGACGACGCGCTCGCCGCGTTCCCCGGGCTCCGGCTCGTCCGCGACCCGCCCTTCGGCTGCCTGATCTCCTTTATCTGCTCGACGCAGATGCGCGTCGAACGCATCCACGAGATGGTGAGCGGTCTCGCCCGCGCCTACGGCGACTCCGTCCAATTCCGTGGCGATACGTACCACGCGTTCCCGAAGCCAGCGCAACTCGCCGCGACCACGGAAGCCGAGTTGCGCGACCTCGGACTGGGCTATCGCGCACCGTACGTGAAGCGGACCGCGGAGATGGTCGCCGACGGCACCGCCCACCCCGCCGACGCCCGCGGCCGCGAGTACGAGGCCGCCCGCGAGTACCTCACGCGGTTCGTCGGCGTCGGCGACAAGGTCGCGGACTGCGTCCTCCTGTTCTCGCTCGACTACCTCGAAGCCATCCCGCTCGACACGTGGATGCAGACCGTCGTCGCCGACCACTACCCCGACTGCGAGAAGGGGAACTACGCGGAGACGTCGCGCGCGCTCCGCGAGCGCTTCGGCGGCCAGTACGCCGGCTACGTCCAGACGTACGTCTTCCACCACCTCCGGACCGCCTGA
- a CDS encoding antitoxin VapB family protein, whose amino-acid sequence MSKSIRLSEDAYERLAAHKREGETFSDVVLRLAGERSLLELAGILDDDDADAMRAAVDERRERRSDELEDVADEMREA is encoded by the coding sequence ATGTCGAAAAGCATCCGTCTATCCGAGGACGCCTACGAGCGGCTTGCGGCCCATAAACGCGAGGGGGAGACGTTTTCGGACGTCGTGCTCCGGCTCGCCGGGGAACGGTCGCTCCTCGAACTCGCAGGCATCCTGGACGACGACGACGCCGACGCGATGCGCGCCGCCGTCGACGAGCGACGCGAACGCCGTAGCGACGAACTCGAAGACGTCGCCGACGAGATGCGGGAGGCCTAG